The proteins below come from a single Agromyces flavus genomic window:
- a CDS encoding GIY-YIG nuclease family protein: MTDVAACTAVDEHGACTAPADPRAPLSLCTTHLLVAYDWVARDDGVTDVLPGACLVCGSRVGVRYPSGWVCAVCEWRLGDVPDVDVVPPRVDVVYYVRYRERVKIGTSSQPRQRLAVIPHDEVLAFERGGHTLEQRRHAEFAASRWPGSEWFRLDDPLVRHIAELAAGVEDPWDRYDRWRSEELARRA; this comes from the coding sequence ATGACGGATGTCGCGGCCTGCACCGCGGTCGATGAGCACGGCGCGTGCACGGCGCCCGCAGACCCGCGCGCGCCGCTGTCGCTCTGCACGACGCATCTGCTCGTCGCCTACGACTGGGTCGCCCGCGACGACGGCGTGACCGACGTGCTGCCCGGCGCGTGCCTCGTGTGCGGGTCCCGTGTCGGCGTGCGGTACCCGTCGGGGTGGGTGTGCGCGGTCTGCGAATGGCGTCTCGGCGACGTGCCCGACGTCGATGTGGTGCCGCCGCGCGTCGACGTCGTCTACTACGTGCGCTACCGCGAGCGGGTTAAGATCGGCACGTCCTCCCAGCCGCGGCAGCGGCTCGCGGTGATCCCGCACGACGAGGTGCTGGCGTTCGAGCGCGGCGGACACACGCTCGAGCAGCGTCGGCACGCCGAGTTCGCCGCGTCGCGGTGGCCCGGCTCCGAGTGGTTCCGGCTCGACGATCCGCTCGTCCGGCACATCGCCGAGCTCGCGGCGGGCGTCGAGGATCCGTGGGACCGCTACGACCGATGGCGCAGCGAGGAGCTCGCCCGCCGCGCCTGA
- a CDS encoding DEAD/DEAH box helicase: protein MTSDDSPVQAEAPAEPAQTTFADLGLDGPVLKALDDVGYETPSAIQAATIPTLLAGRDVVGLAQTGTGKTAAFALPILARLDVSQKTPQALVLAPTRELALQVCEAFERYAAHLKNVHILPVYGGQGYGVQLSALRRGVHIIVGTPGRIMDHLDKGTLDLSELKYLVLDEADEMLKMGFAEDVETILADTPDDKQVALFSATMPASIRRMSQQYLHDPEEITVKAKTQTSANIAQRYLVVSYAQKVDALTRILEVENFEGMIIFVRTKNVTEELAEKLRARGYEAAAINGDIAQAQRERTVDQLKSGKLDILVATDVAARGLDVERISHVVNFDIPTDSEPYVHRIGRTGRAGRSGDAISFVTPRERGLLNRIEKATKQPMTQMQLPSVDEVNVTRLARFDDRITEALSQAERIDGFRDIIAHYVRHHDVPETDVAAALAVVAQGESPLLLEPEPERPVRERFDRDRPERGDRGDRGERGERPDRRPRPNKPMAQYRIAVGKRQRVQPRQIVGALANEGGLQRDDFGAIQIKSDFSLVELPADLPADVFDRLSGTRISGQLIELRPDSGRPRRRSWDDDDRRPARRPREYGDDRGSRRRDDDRGPRDDETPYRKPRHSKR, encoded by the coding sequence GTGACTTCCGACGATTCCCCCGTCCAGGCCGAGGCTCCCGCCGAGCCCGCCCAGACGACGTTCGCCGACCTCGGGCTCGACGGCCCGGTCCTGAAGGCGCTCGACGACGTCGGCTATGAGACGCCGTCCGCGATCCAGGCCGCGACCATCCCGACGCTCCTCGCCGGCCGCGACGTCGTCGGCCTCGCGCAGACCGGCACGGGCAAGACCGCCGCCTTCGCGCTGCCGATCCTCGCGCGACTCGACGTGTCGCAGAAGACCCCGCAGGCGCTCGTGCTCGCGCCCACTCGCGAGCTCGCGCTGCAGGTCTGCGAGGCGTTCGAGCGGTACGCCGCGCACCTGAAGAACGTGCACATCCTGCCCGTCTACGGCGGGCAGGGCTACGGCGTGCAGCTCTCGGCGCTGCGTCGCGGGGTGCACATCATCGTCGGCACGCCCGGCCGCATCATGGACCACCTCGACAAGGGCACGCTCGACCTCTCGGAGCTCAAGTACCTCGTGCTCGACGAGGCCGACGAGATGCTCAAGATGGGGTTCGCCGAGGACGTCGAGACGATCCTCGCCGACACCCCCGACGACAAGCAGGTCGCGCTGTTCTCGGCGACCATGCCCGCGTCGATCCGCCGGATGTCGCAGCAGTACCTGCACGACCCGGAGGAGATCACGGTCAAGGCGAAAACCCAGACCTCGGCGAACATCGCGCAGCGCTACCTCGTCGTGTCGTACGCGCAGAAGGTCGATGCCCTCACGCGCATCCTCGAGGTCGAGAACTTCGAGGGCATGATCATCTTCGTCCGCACGAAGAACGTGACCGAGGAGCTCGCCGAGAAGCTCCGCGCACGCGGCTACGAGGCCGCGGCGATCAACGGCGACATCGCGCAGGCACAGCGCGAGCGCACGGTCGACCAGCTGAAGTCGGGCAAGCTCGACATCCTGGTGGCGACGGATGTCGCGGCCCGCGGCCTCGACGTCGAGCGCATCAGCCACGTCGTCAACTTCGACATCCCGACCGACAGCGAGCCGTACGTGCACCGCATCGGCCGCACCGGACGCGCCGGTCGCTCGGGCGACGCGATCAGCTTCGTGACGCCGCGCGAGCGCGGGCTGCTGAACCGCATCGAGAAGGCGACGAAGCAGCCCATGACGCAGATGCAGCTGCCGAGCGTCGACGAGGTCAACGTGACGCGCCTCGCGCGCTTCGACGACCGCATCACCGAAGCTCTCAGCCAGGCCGAGCGCATCGACGGGTTCCGCGACATCATCGCCCATTACGTCCGCCACCACGACGTGCCCGAGACGGATGTCGCGGCCGCGCTCGCCGTGGTCGCGCAGGGCGAGTCACCGCTCCTGCTCGAGCCCGAGCCCGAGCGCCCGGTGCGCGAGCGGTTCGACCGCGACCGTCCGGAGCGCGGGGATCGCGGCGACCGTGGGGAGCGCGGCGAGCGCCCCGACCGGCGCCCACGGCCGAACAAGCCCATGGCGCAGTACCGGATCGCGGTCGGCAAGCGGCAACGCGTCCAGCCGCGACAGATCGTCGGTGCGCTGGCCAACGAGGGCGGCCTGCAGCGCGACGACTTCGGCGCCATCCAGATCAAGTCGGACTTCTCGCTCGTCGAGCTGCCCGCCGATCTGCCCGCCGACGTCTTCGACCGGCTTTCGGGTACGCGGATCTCGGGTCAGCTCATCGAGCTGCGGCCCGACTCGGGCCGCCCGCGCCGTCGCTCGTGGGACGACGACGACCGCCGCCCGGCTCGCCGCCCGCGCGAGTACGGCGACGACCGTGGCTCGCGCCGCCGCGACGACGACCGCGGCCCGCGCGACGACGAGACGCCGTACCGGAAGCCGCGGCACTCCAAGCGCTGA
- a CDS encoding iron-sulfur cluster biosynthesis family protein, whose protein sequence is MLTLTDAASMAVKEIVDRSGAPAGSGLRIDAEGDTGTQFAVDIAPAPEERDAIIEQAGARVYLAEQAAQALDDKTLDARVGEDGRVAFDVLPQRI, encoded by the coding sequence ATGCTGACACTCACCGACGCGGCGAGCATGGCCGTCAAGGAGATCGTCGACCGCAGCGGCGCGCCTGCCGGGTCCGGCCTCCGCATCGACGCCGAAGGCGACACGGGGACGCAGTTCGCCGTGGACATCGCCCCGGCGCCGGAGGAGCGCGACGCGATCATCGAGCAGGCGGGGGCGCGCGTCTACCTCGCCGAGCAGGCCGCACAGGCGCTCGATGACAAGACGCTGGACGCCCGAGTGGGCGAGGACGGACGCGTCGCATTCGACGTGCTGCCCCAGCGCATCTGA
- a CDS encoding aldo/keto reductase, whose protein sequence is MTDGTTPAPLGLGLAAVGRPAYITEGRDAALGGDRSVEAMRERAHLMLDAAWDRGIRFVDAARSYGLAEEFLGSWLAAHPERPADLTIESKWGYAYVGGWRMDADVHEHKEHTLAMFERQWPETLAALGGAPDLYLVHSLTPDSPALADGALLEVLRGLVASGVRVGVSTSGPAQAAALDAARTLPDSPFSAVQATWNLLEPSAGPALGRAHDAGWLVVVKEAVANGRLAPGGDAVGAASLAALAAAAGRPLDALAIGAARAQPWADVVLSGAVTPDQLESNLASIAPSEADRAAFARLAEDPADYWSARSERPWT, encoded by the coding sequence GTGACGGATGGTACGACGCCGGCCCCGCTCGGGCTCGGCCTCGCCGCAGTCGGCCGCCCGGCCTACATCACCGAGGGGCGTGACGCTGCGCTCGGCGGCGACCGAAGCGTCGAGGCCATGCGCGAGCGCGCGCACCTGATGCTCGATGCGGCGTGGGACCGAGGCATCCGCTTCGTCGACGCCGCCCGATCGTACGGTCTGGCCGAGGAGTTCCTCGGGTCGTGGCTGGCCGCGCACCCCGAGCGCCCCGCCGACCTGACGATCGAGTCGAAGTGGGGCTACGCCTATGTGGGCGGATGGCGCATGGACGCCGACGTCCACGAGCACAAGGAGCACACCCTCGCGATGTTCGAGCGGCAGTGGCCCGAGACGCTCGCGGCGCTGGGCGGCGCGCCCGACCTGTACCTCGTGCACTCGCTGACGCCCGACAGCCCGGCGCTCGCCGACGGGGCACTGCTCGAAGTGCTGCGTGGGCTCGTGGCATCCGGCGTTCGAGTCGGCGTGTCGACGAGCGGACCGGCGCAGGCAGCCGCGCTCGACGCCGCGCGCACCCTGCCCGACTCGCCCTTCAGCGCCGTGCAGGCCACGTGGAACCTGCTCGAGCCGTCGGCGGGGCCGGCGCTCGGCCGAGCGCACGATGCGGGGTGGCTCGTCGTGGTCAAGGAGGCCGTGGCCAACGGCCGGCTCGCGCCGGGCGGCGACGCCGTAGGCGCGGCATCCCTCGCGGCCCTCGCCGCCGCCGCCGGTCGACCGCTCGACGCCCTCGCGATCGGGGCGGCACGCGCCCAGCCGTGGGCCGATGTGGTGCTGTCGGGAGCCGTCACGCCCGACCAGCTCGAGTCGAACCTCGCGTCGATCGCGCCGTCGGAGGCCGATCGCGCCGCATTCGCCCGGCTCGCCGAGGACCCGGCCGACTACTGGTCGGCGCGCAGCGAGCGCCCCTGGACCTGA
- a CDS encoding MurR/RpiR family transcriptional regulator: MSAAEAHIPVAEAIRRGMAECSPAERKVARVLLSSYPSAGFETVAKLAARAGVSGPTVLRFANRLGYRGFPDFQQALRDDLDERSASPIELYDRRHVESEAGEASGLARAAAITRETLDRTFAALAPDEFHRAVELLCTPRSRVIVAGGRFSGLLARFLAQHLQLIRPGVSSLPEHDAGRVEAVAGLRRGDVLVLFDYRRYEEPTRRLAAAAKARRASVLLFTDAWLSPISSEADVVLPSETASPSAFDAMTPVLGLVEAVIAECSDRLGDAASARMREVEQAGRELELY; the protein is encoded by the coding sequence ATGAGCGCGGCTGAGGCACACATTCCCGTGGCGGAGGCGATCCGTCGCGGCATGGCCGAGTGCAGTCCGGCCGAGCGGAAGGTCGCGCGGGTCCTCCTGTCGTCGTATCCGTCGGCCGGCTTCGAGACCGTCGCCAAGCTCGCGGCACGCGCCGGCGTGAGCGGCCCCACCGTGCTCCGGTTCGCCAACCGCCTCGGCTACCGGGGGTTCCCCGACTTCCAGCAGGCGCTCCGAGACGACCTCGACGAGCGATCCGCATCGCCCATCGAGCTCTACGACCGCCGGCACGTGGAATCCGAGGCGGGCGAGGCGTCCGGGCTCGCGCGGGCCGCGGCGATCACCCGCGAAACCCTCGACCGCACCTTCGCGGCCCTTGCCCCTGACGAGTTCCACCGGGCGGTCGAGTTGCTCTGCACCCCCCGCAGCCGTGTGATCGTCGCCGGCGGCCGGTTCTCCGGACTGCTGGCGCGCTTCCTGGCCCAGCACCTCCAGCTCATCCGGCCGGGCGTCTCGTCGCTGCCCGAGCACGACGCCGGTCGCGTCGAGGCCGTCGCGGGCCTCCGCCGCGGCGACGTGCTCGTGCTCTTCGACTACCGGCGCTACGAGGAGCCCACGCGGCGACTGGCCGCGGCCGCGAAGGCCCGCCGCGCCTCGGTGCTGCTGTTCACCGACGCATGGCTCTCGCCGATCTCGAGCGAGGCCGACGTCGTCCTGCCGAGCGAGACGGCGTCGCCCTCGGCCTTCGACGCGATGACCCCCGTGCTTGGGCTCGTCGAGGCCGTGATCGCCGAGTGCTCGGATCGCCTCGGCGACGCAGCATCCGCTCGCATGCGCGAGGTCGAGCAGGCCGGCCGCGAGCTCGAGCTCTACTGA
- a CDS encoding M20/M25/M40 family metallo-hydrolase — translation MADALTRRPAPRPFGRADVAARAAPTADELRRAACALDARFRDDLAVLVGIDSGSHDPDGVDRVAAWAAASLVRDGFDVETLPTPPRDERRYGPVVVGRRRGRGAARIVMFAHMDTVFPAGTAAARPFRIEGERASGPGVCDDAAGIAAGLSAARVLDAVAYDGYGELVLVLTPDEEVGSPASRELLAAAARGADAALCLECARENGDLVGARKGVADVLVTIRGRAAHSGVEPERGINAAVEAARFLLDVQALSGSRPGLTVNVGRVASGSRPNIVPESAELHLEVRAEALADLVGALDAIDERARHPFVDGAGITVTRLDVCPPLERDATDGLASLARETGARLGLGFEVAATGGASDANFVAALGVPTLDGLGPVGGGDHGTDEWLDLGSVPDRVALLAGLVVAIAEAEGESVR, via the coding sequence GTGGCGGACGCCCTCACGCGCCGACCGGCACCCCGACCGTTCGGCCGGGCGGATGTCGCGGCGCGCGCCGCCCCGACGGCCGACGAGCTGCGTCGGGCCGCGTGCGCGCTCGATGCCCGCTTCCGCGACGACCTCGCGGTGCTCGTCGGAATCGACTCCGGCTCGCACGACCCCGACGGCGTCGATCGCGTCGCCGCATGGGCGGCCGCGAGTCTCGTCCGCGACGGCTTCGACGTCGAGACCCTGCCGACGCCTCCTCGGGATGAACGGCGATACGGCCCGGTCGTGGTCGGCCGCCGCCGAGGCAGGGGAGCGGCGCGCATCGTCATGTTCGCCCACATGGACACGGTGTTCCCCGCGGGAACCGCCGCCGCGCGCCCGTTCCGGATCGAGGGCGAGCGGGCGTCCGGTCCCGGCGTCTGCGATGACGCGGCCGGCATCGCCGCCGGACTCTCGGCGGCGCGCGTGCTCGATGCCGTCGCATACGACGGGTACGGGGAGCTCGTGCTCGTCCTCACCCCCGACGAGGAGGTGGGGTCCCCGGCGAGTCGCGAGCTGCTCGCCGCTGCGGCCCGAGGTGCCGATGCCGCGCTCTGCCTCGAGTGCGCGCGAGAGAACGGCGACCTCGTCGGAGCGCGCAAGGGCGTCGCCGACGTGCTCGTGACGATCCGCGGACGTGCGGCGCACTCGGGAGTCGAGCCCGAGCGCGGCATCAACGCCGCGGTCGAGGCCGCGCGGTTCCTGCTCGACGTGCAGGCCCTCTCGGGCTCGCGACCCGGACTCACGGTGAACGTGGGCCGCGTGGCATCCGGCTCCCGCCCGAACATCGTGCCCGAGTCGGCCGAACTCCACTTGGAGGTGCGGGCCGAGGCCCTGGCCGACCTCGTCGGTGCGCTCGACGCGATCGACGAGCGGGCGCGCCATCCGTTCGTCGACGGCGCCGGGATCACCGTGACGCGGCTCGACGTGTGCCCGCCGCTGGAGCGGGACGCGACCGACGGGCTCGCCTCGCTCGCGCGTGAGACCGGCGCTCGGCTGGGCCTCGGCTTCGAAGTGGCGGCGACGGGCGGCGCGTCGGACGCGAACTTCGTCGCGGCGCTCGGCGTTCCGACCCTCGATGGGCTGGGACCTGTCGGAGGCGGCGATCACGGCACTGACGAGTGGCTCGACCTCGGGAGCGTGCCCGATCGGGTCGCGCTGCTGGCCGGACTGGTCGTCGCGATCGCCGAGGCCGAGGGCGAGTCGGTACGGTGA
- a CDS encoding amino acid ABC transporter ATP-binding protein translates to MTATIPQAAPVAATSERPMVEAVEVHKRFGSLEVLKGITLSVERGQVVCLLGPSGSGKSTFLRCINHLEQIDAGMIRVDGETVGYRECNGRLYELREKEVAAQRRKVGMVFQRFNLFPHKTALENVIEAPTQVAGRSRSAAREEAMGLLARVGLADKAGTYPAQLSGGQQQRVAIARALAMRPEVMLFDEPTSALDPELVGDVLDVMRGLAESGMTMIVVTHEIGFAREVGDVAVFMDGGVVVESGAPSQVLVEPREKRTRAFLSKVL, encoded by the coding sequence ATGACCGCCACCATCCCGCAGGCGGCCCCCGTGGCGGCGACCTCCGAGCGCCCCATGGTCGAGGCCGTCGAGGTGCACAAGCGGTTCGGCAGCCTCGAGGTGCTGAAGGGCATCACGCTGTCGGTCGAGCGCGGGCAGGTCGTCTGCCTGCTCGGCCCATCGGGCTCCGGCAAGTCGACGTTCCTGCGCTGCATCAACCATCTCGAGCAGATCGACGCCGGCATGATCCGCGTCGACGGCGAGACCGTCGGCTATCGCGAGTGCAACGGCCGGCTGTACGAGCTTCGCGAGAAGGAAGTGGCCGCCCAGCGTCGCAAGGTCGGAATGGTCTTCCAGCGCTTCAACCTCTTCCCCCACAAGACCGCGCTCGAGAACGTGATCGAGGCGCCGACGCAGGTGGCGGGGCGTTCCCGGTCCGCCGCGCGCGAGGAGGCCATGGGCCTGCTCGCCCGGGTCGGCCTCGCCGACAAGGCGGGGACCTACCCGGCGCAGCTCTCCGGGGGCCAGCAGCAGCGCGTGGCCATCGCCCGCGCGCTCGCCATGCGGCCCGAGGTCATGCTGTTCGACGAGCCCACCTCCGCACTCGACCCCGAACTCGTGGGCGACGTGCTCGACGTCATGCGCGGGCTGGCCGAGTCCGGCATGACCATGATCGTCGTGACGCACGAGATCGGCTTCGCGCGCGAGGTCGGCGACGTGGCGGTGTTCATGGACGGCGGCGTCGTGGTCGAGTCGGGCGCGCCGTCGCAGGTGCTGGTCGAGCCGCGCGAAAAGCGCACGCGCGCCTTCCTCTCGAAGGTGCTCTGA
- a CDS encoding amino acid ABC transporter permease — protein sequence MPVRHPGRWIAAILVLLIGIGSIASILQNPNLDLATVGEYLFKPLTIDGVLITIWLTVAAMVMGVLGGILVAVMRLSPNPVLSLSAMLFIWVFRGTPLLLQLIFWGFIGAFIPKIVIGVPFTSVEFWVFTTSDLIPATVAALLALGLNEMAYAAEIVRAGIQSVDHGQTEAAHSLGMSPTKTLRRIVLPQAMRVIIPPMGNETITMLKSTSLVAIVAGDDLMSNIREAYTQNYKIIPLLIVAAIWYLVLTSILSIPQMWLERRYGRGFTGARPTLSARVSTFTQGIALPARTSRALKKESGE from the coding sequence GTGCCCGTCCGCCACCCGGGCCGCTGGATCGCCGCGATCCTCGTCCTGCTCATCGGGATCGGATCCATCGCGTCGATCCTGCAGAACCCGAATCTCGACCTCGCCACCGTCGGCGAGTACCTCTTCAAGCCGCTCACCATCGACGGCGTGCTGATCACCATCTGGCTCACCGTCGCCGCCATGGTCATGGGCGTGCTCGGCGGCATCCTGGTGGCGGTCATGCGCCTCTCGCCGAACCCCGTGCTCTCGCTCTCGGCGATGCTCTTCATCTGGGTGTTCCGGGGGACGCCGCTGCTGCTGCAGCTCATCTTCTGGGGCTTCATCGGCGCGTTCATCCCGAAGATCGTCATCGGCGTCCCCTTCACGTCGGTCGAGTTCTGGGTGTTCACGACGAGCGACCTCATCCCGGCGACGGTCGCGGCCCTGCTTGCCCTCGGCCTCAACGAGATGGCCTACGCCGCCGAGATCGTGCGCGCCGGCATCCAGTCGGTCGACCACGGGCAGACCGAGGCCGCCCACTCGCTCGGGATGTCGCCGACGAAGACCCTCCGGCGGATCGTCCTGCCCCAGGCGATGCGCGTCATCATCCCGCCGATGGGCAACGAGACCATCACCATGCTGAAGAGCACCTCGCTCGTCGCGATCGTGGCCGGCGACGACCTCATGTCGAACATCCGCGAGGCCTACACGCAGAACTACAAGATCATCCCGCTGCTCATCGTCGCGGCGATCTGGTACCTGGTGCTCACCTCCATCCTCTCCATCCCCCAGATGTGGCTCGAGCGACGCTACGGCCGCGGCTTCACCGGAGCCCGTCCCACGCTCAGCGCGCGCGTGTCGACGTTCACGCAGGGCATCGCCCTGCCGGCCCGCACCTCGCGGGCGTTGAAGAAGGAGTCGGGCGAATGA
- a CDS encoding ABC transporter substrate-binding protein, whose translation MTTPTTFTRAALAAAALSGAVLLAGCSTATASGDDSASAADAVEVAGIEISVDDAAAELLPADLAEAGVVKVATDAPYAPFEMFVEEGSEELTGVDVDLGHAIGAKLGIDVEFEQQAFDGIIPALQAGKFDATITAMTSSVERMEVLTFVDYSASGTGILTKAGNPEGIESYLDLCGQEVAVQAATSQVDLVKDVWQGECEAEGLDPIALSEFPSDADAQLAITSGKVVASLLTKPSAGYVAKTTNDGETFEVVEDSEAPNGYDATLNGIGVLKQNEDFAKAIQAALQSLMDDGTYEAILDQYGVTGIGIDEATINGAAEQ comes from the coding sequence ATGACCACTCCCACCACGTTCACCCGTGCGGCGCTCGCCGCCGCCGCGCTGTCCGGGGCCGTGCTCCTCGCCGGCTGCAGCACGGCCACCGCATCAGGCGACGACTCCGCGTCCGCCGCAGACGCCGTCGAGGTCGCCGGTATCGAGATCTCGGTCGACGACGCCGCGGCCGAGCTGCTGCCCGCAGACCTGGCGGAGGCCGGTGTCGTCAAGGTCGCGACCGACGCGCCCTACGCCCCGTTCGAGATGTTCGTCGAGGAGGGCTCGGAGGAGCTCACGGGCGTCGACGTCGACCTCGGCCACGCGATCGGCGCGAAGCTCGGCATCGACGTCGAGTTCGAGCAGCAGGCCTTCGACGGCATCATCCCCGCGCTGCAGGCGGGCAAGTTCGACGCGACCATCACGGCGATGACCTCGAGCGTCGAGCGCATGGAGGTGCTCACCTTCGTGGACTACTCGGCGTCGGGCACGGGCATCCTGACGAAGGCCGGCAACCCCGAGGGCATCGAGAGCTATCTCGACCTCTGCGGCCAGGAGGTCGCGGTGCAGGCGGCGACCAGCCAGGTCGACCTCGTGAAGGACGTCTGGCAGGGCGAGTGCGAGGCCGAGGGACTCGACCCGATCGCGCTCTCGGAGTTCCCCTCCGACGCCGATGCGCAGCTCGCCATCACGAGCGGCAAGGTCGTCGCATCGCTGCTCACCAAGCCGAGCGCGGGCTACGTGGCGAAGACCACGAACGACGGCGAGACCTTCGAGGTCGTCGAGGACTCGGAGGCCCCGAACGGGTACGACGCGACGCTCAACGGCATCGGCGTCCTGAAGCAGAACGAGGACTTCGCGAAGGCCATCCAGGCGGCGCTCCAGTCGCTCATGGACGACGGCACCTACGAGGCCATCCTCGACCAGTACGGCGTCACCGGCATCGGCATCGACGAGGCCACCATCAACGGCGCCGCCGAGCAGTGA
- a CDS encoding cyanophycinase, which yields MRALPAAITACTAATLILTTTPAIAAPAPDRPAPHAVLIGGNLAENDEIVQSIVDLADPDGAGPAKARIAIVTAAARSARTAAEASDPDLNNAAANGLYYSDLFEQYGAETYAVPIDDRVDYAGDAYRPDRADDPAVVAELADATGVFFGGGDQMRYVRTLLDCEPVPDEAFTSCTDTPVLVALRAAADRGVVSGVSAGLTIQQGADMVTGGESYEAWRDGATPGYLDDPAELGYLPYGGFGFVDGVQIDSHFTTWGRQGRAVKLGLETGHDLVLGVDETTAVVLDRTTGVGRVIGEHGASLLDLSGAREADGGVTGVRWTYLTAGDGVNLRRGLGTAAGGSTAVRPTGGPVAERADIWDSLAGEGGEYSLRDLARDAVASSGRTAAGTSFETDPQFRTTLVRQSSTRAWTTPSGGVSFTGLEMRIEPID from the coding sequence GTGCGAGCACTGCCCGCGGCCATCACGGCCTGCACCGCGGCAACCCTCATCCTGACCACGACCCCGGCCATCGCGGCCCCCGCACCCGACCGGCCTGCGCCGCACGCGGTGCTCATCGGCGGCAACCTCGCCGAGAACGACGAGATCGTGCAGTCCATCGTCGACCTCGCCGACCCGGATGGCGCAGGGCCGGCGAAGGCCCGCATCGCCATCGTGACCGCGGCGGCGCGCTCGGCGCGCACGGCTGCCGAGGCGTCCGACCCCGACCTCAACAACGCGGCAGCGAACGGCCTGTACTACTCGGATCTCTTCGAGCAGTACGGGGCTGAGACGTACGCCGTGCCCATCGACGACCGCGTGGACTACGCGGGCGACGCCTACCGCCCCGACCGGGCCGACGACCCGGCGGTCGTGGCCGAGCTGGCCGATGCGACCGGAGTCTTCTTCGGCGGCGGCGACCAGATGCGCTACGTCCGCACGCTCCTCGACTGCGAGCCGGTGCCCGACGAGGCCTTCACCTCGTGCACCGACACGCCGGTGCTCGTCGCGCTCCGGGCGGCCGCCGACCGAGGCGTGGTCTCCGGCGTGAGCGCCGGCCTCACCATCCAGCAGGGTGCCGACATGGTCACGGGCGGCGAGTCGTACGAGGCGTGGCGCGACGGCGCGACGCCGGGCTACCTCGACGACCCGGCCGAGCTCGGCTACCTGCCGTACGGCGGGTTCGGCTTCGTTGACGGCGTGCAGATCGACAGCCACTTCACGACCTGGGGCCGGCAGGGCCGCGCCGTGAAGCTGGGGCTCGAGACCGGGCACGACCTGGTCCTCGGCGTCGACGAGACGACCGCCGTCGTGCTCGACCGCACCACGGGCGTCGGACGCGTCATCGGCGAGCACGGTGCATCGCTGCTCGACCTGAGCGGCGCGCGGGAGGCCGACGGCGGCGTGACCGGCGTGCGCTGGACCTACCTCACGGCGGGCGACGGCGTGAACCTGCGCCGCGGGCTGGGCACGGCGGCCGGCGGGTCGACCGCCGTGCGCCCGACCGGCGGCCCCGTCGCCGAGCGCGCCGACATCTGGGACTCGCTCGCGGGCGAGGGCGGCGAGTACTCGCTGCGAGACCTCGCCCGTGACGCCGTGGCGTCGAGCGGGCGCACCGCCGCGGGCACGAGCTTCGAGACGGACCCGCAGTTCCGCACGACGCTCGTGCGCCAGTCGTCGACTCGCGCCTGGACGACCCCGTCGGGCGGCGTCTCCTTCACCGGGCTCGAGATGCGGATCGAGCCGATCGACTGA